One region of Tamandua tetradactyla isolate mTamTet1 chromosome 6, mTamTet1.pri, whole genome shotgun sequence genomic DNA includes:
- the LOC143686168 gene encoding LOW QUALITY PROTEIN: olfactory receptor 4X2-like (The sequence of the model RefSeq protein was modified relative to this genomic sequence to represent the inferred CDS: inserted 1 base in 1 codon), translated as MANTHNVTEFIFVRLSQNQEIQRVCFVIFLLSYTAIVLGNTLIVLTVMTSISFGSPMYFFLRNLSFVEICYSSTIFPKLMSDLLTTQKSISLWGCLTQLFFFHYFSSTEIFLLFLMAYCAYDSYVAICKLLKYTTIMTKQVWAILVGISWMGGFVHFLGQILLIFHLPFCGPNVINHYFCDVLKLLKDACSDTSLIGLLIVVSGGTLSVISVXMLLISYAAILLHPRNQSSVGWHKALPTCGSHITVVALFFGPIVFIYLGPYATLTIDKIVTVFYTMVTPLLNPVIYSLRNAEVKEAMKRLWVRTMGPDER; from the exons ATGGCTAACACACACAATGTGACTGAATTCATTTTTGTGCGACTTTCTCAAAATCAGGAGATACAGAGAGTTTGCTTTGTGATATTTCTGCTCTCGTACACTGCAATTGTGCTGGGAAACACCCTTATTGTACTCACTGTGATGACCAGCATAAGCTTTGGctcccccatgtacttcttcctcagaaACCTGTCCTTTGTGGAGATATGCTACTCCTCTACTATATTCCCTAAACTCATGTCAGATTTGCTGACTACTCAGAAATCTATATCTCTGTGGGGCTGCCTGACACAGCTTTTCTTCTTCCACTACTTTAGCAGTACTGAgatattccttctctttttgatGGCCTattgcg ccTATGAcagctatgtggccatctgcaagcTCTTGAAGTATACCACTATAATGACCAAACAGGTGTGGGCTATCCTAGTGGGAATTTCATGGATGGGGGGCTTTGTACACTTCCTTGGCCAAATCCTTCTCATCTTCCACTTGCCATTTTGTGGtcccaatgtaatcaaccactATTTCTGTGATGTACTTAAACTGCTCAAAGATGCCTGCTCTGACACCTCCCTCATTGGTCTGCTGATTGTTGTCAGTGGAGGCACCCTCTCTGTGATCAGTG GGATGCTCCTCATCTCTTATGCAGCCATCTTGCTCCATCCGAGAAACCAAAGCTCTGTAGGGTGGCACAAGGCCCTCCCCACTTGTGGGTCCCACATCACTGTGGTTGCCTTGTTCTTTGGGCCCATTGTCTTCATCTATCTGGGGCCTTATGCCACATTGACTATTGACAAGATAGTGACTGTGTTTTACACAATGGTCACACCCCTGCTCAACCCTGTCATCTACTCCCTGAGAAATGCTGAAGTGAAGGAAGCAATGAAGAGGCTGTGGGTCAGGACAATGGGACCAGATGAGAGATAG